One window of Diabrotica undecimpunctata isolate CICGRU chromosome 8, icDiaUnde3, whole genome shotgun sequence genomic DNA carries:
- the LOC140448890 gene encoding uncharacterized protein: MAFNTKLKIMQWNARSAVANKNSLLNFLIKEDVDIALLSETWFKNNVVYNFKGYNIVRQDRADGFAGVAVLVKTGIRFEILKLNKNFNKELLACGIKVNYDNTHLSFLSVYRCPKTKTRIEDWTNLFSQVKHPCIIGGDMNAHNALWGSSKNDNIGDQIVETLQDLDFIVMNNGQPTCQGNPGHSDSMIDITVCSPSIFTKTFWTVDSDTLGSNHYVVKIEFEYPRAVNETIYPKSKWNTKKANWDMYAEIIENTLNESGPISPNVEEKYNLLLDCINKASTQSISQYKPFKCSNFSAFKHIIVVPIPKPGKNLKLVEAYRPISLLSCVQKTLERILKARLEWWLLEQNLLPKEQYGFRKGFGTLDALASLVVDIQNNYSRNNYLPALFLDIEGAYDSVCLTALKEKMTRIFQIPAQFADSIVNLYSNRLVYLRKEQMLIGPRIVNKGLPQGSVLSPILFNLYVADLYNIKINNIPFNLIQYADDFCIYTEHKEYKQAIKNLDSIY; encoded by the exons ATGGCTTTTAACACTAAACTTAAAATTATGCAATGGAACGCTAGATCAGCTGTTGCAAATAAAAACAGCCTACTCAATTTCCTTATTAAAGAAGATGTTGATATTGCTCTTTTAAGTGAAACctggttcaaaaataatgttgtatataattttaaaggttataatattgTTCGTCAAGATCGTGCAGACGGTTTTGCTGGTGTCGCTGTTTTGGTAAAAACGGGTATccgttttgaaatattaaaattaaataaaaacttcaataaagaGCTGCTTGCCTGTGGTATTAAAGTTAATTACGATAATACTCACTTGAGTTTTCTCTCTGTATATAGATGTCCAAAAACCAAAACCAGAATAGAAGATTGGACAAACTTATTTTCCCAAGTGAAGCACCCTTGCATTATTGGGGGTGATATGAATGCCCACAATGCGCTGTGGGGATCatcaaaaaatgataatattggcGATCAAATTGTAGAGACCCTACAGGATCTTGATTTCATTGTGATGAATAACGGTCAACCTACTTGTCAAGGAAATCCAGGACATTCAGATTCTATGATTGATATTACGGTTTGTTCCCCTTCCATTTTTACTAAGACATTTTGGACTGTAGATTCTGATACACTTGGATCAAATCactatgttgtaaaaatagaattCGAATACCCAAGAGCTGTTAATGAGACCATATATCCCAAAAGTAAATGGAATACTAAGAAAGCTAATTGGGATATGTACGCTGAAATAATTGAGAATACTTTAAATGAAAGTGGACCTATATCCCCAAAtgtagaagaaaaatataatcttttattagaCTGTATCAATAAAGCTTCCACACAATCTATTAGCCAATATAAACCCTTTAAGT GTTCTAACTTTTCGGCCTTCAAACATATTATTGTCGTTCCTATTCCCAAACCTGGGAAAAATCTAAAATTAGTTGAAGCTTACAGACCCATATCTTTATTATCTTGTGTACAAAAAACTCTAGAGAGAATACTTAAGGCTAGGCTAGAATGGTGGTTACTAGAACAGAACCTTCTACCCAAAGAACAATACGGATTCAGGAAAGGTTTTGGTACCTTGGATGCATTGGCTTCCCTAGTTGTAGACATTCAAAACAATTATTCCCGGAACAATTACTTACCGGCATTATTTCTTGATATAGAAGGTGCTTATGACTCTGTGTGTCTAACAGCACTCAAAGAAAAAATGACAAGAATATTTCAAATTCCAGCTCAATTTGCTGATAGTATTGTTAATCTTTATTCAAACAGAttagtttatttaagaaaagaaCAAATGCTCATAGGCCCCAGAATCGTaaacaaaggattacctcagggtTCTGTATTGAGTCCTATCCTGTTTAATTTGTACGTAGCGgatttgtacaatattaaaataaacaacataCCATTCAACCTCATACAATACGCAGATGATTTCTGCATTTACACAGAACACAAAGAATATAAACAAGCAATCAAAAACTTGGATAGTATTTATTAA